The Mycolicibacterium aurum genome segment ATCCACCGGGCCACGGTGACACAGGCCGATCTGCACTACGTGGGATCGATCACGATCGACGCAGAATTGATGGGCTCAGCCGGGATCATCGAGGGTGAGCAGGTACACGTCGTGGACATCACCACCGGCGCACGGTTGGTGACGTACGCGATCACCGGCGCCCCCGGCAGTGGGGTGATAGGCATTAATGGCGCTGCAGCACACCTGGTTTCGCCCGGGAACCTGGTGATCATCATGTCGTTCCTCCACGTCGACGATTCCGAGACAGAGCAGCATCGCCCCAGGGTGGTCCACGTCGATTCCGACAACCGGATCGTCGCGCTCGGATCCGATCCGTCCCAGCCGGTGCCCGGGGCGGTCAACCAGATGGCAGGAGCCTGATGACAACCACCGACACCGCGAGCACCAACGGGCACCATGCGGTGCTCGATCTCGTCGGCGTCGGGTTCGGCCCGTCCAATCTGGCGCTTGCCATCGCGATCCGCGAACACAACGACGGCGCCGCCAGAGGGCTGACAGCCGAGTTCGTGGAACTCAAGTCCGAGTTCGGCTGGCACACCGGAATGCTGCTTCCCGGCACCACAATGCAAATATCCTTTCTCAAAGACCTGGTTACGCAGCGGAATCCGAGAAGCGAATTCACGTTCCTGAACTACCTGACCGAGCGTGAACGGCTCACCGAGTTCATCAATTACAAAACGTTCTTCCCGACGCGCCTGGAGTTCCACGATTATCTCGCCTGGGCCGCCGACAAGGTCGACGCCTCCGTGCGTTACGGCTCGCGGGTCACCTCGATCCGCGACGTCGACGGTGTCTTCGAGGTCGAGTTCACCGGCACCCACTCGGGTGTGTTGCGGGCCCACAACGTGGTCATCGCCGGCGGCCTGGCACCTCAACTACCACCCGGTGTCACCCGATCGTCACGTCAGATCCACAATCACACCTTCCTGCACGACCTCGAACGGCTACCCACCCGGCGGCACAACCGGTTCGCCGTCGTGGGCGCCGGACAGAGCGCGGCAGAGGTGTGTGCCTACCTGCACGACCTGCCCGACGTGGAGGTCCACGGTGTGTTCGCGAAGTACGGATACAGTCCGGCAGACGACAGTCCGTTCGCCAACCGGGTGTTCGATCCCGACGCCGTCGACGACTTCTACTCCGCGGCACCGGGTGTGCGCCGGCAGCTGATCAACTACCACCGGAGCACCAACTACTCGGCGGTCGATCTTCCGCTGATCGAAGATCTCTACGCCCGGGAGTACGCCGAACGGGTGGCGGACAGACGGCGCCTGTTCATGCGGGGCGCATCGAGCATCAGCGCCACCGAAGAACACGACGACGGCGTCCGGGTGGACATCCTGCACCACCCCACCGGCGAGGTGGACCGAATCGAGTGCGACGCGGTGATCTACGCGACGGGGTTCGCGCCTGCCTCGTTGCGGGGAATCCTGGGCGAGCTGTACCCGGATCTCGTCCAGGACGACGGCCGTCCCGTGGTGTCGCGGGATTACCGGCTCTCCACGAAGACACCGACGGCCGGATCGCTGTACATCCAGGGCAACACCGAGCACAGCCATGGACTCACCTCGTCGCTGCTGTCGAACATCGCCGTGCGCAGCGGTGAGATCCTCGAGTCCATCGCCGCGGCCAGGCTGGCCCCGGCGACTGTGCGGTGAGAGAGCGCTACTCGTAGCTGATGTCGCCCAGCCTGAACTGCCGTGTGGCGAAATCGATCTGAGCCGCCGGATTCGCCAGCGCCGTCGTCAACCCGGCACCGAACGGTCCCTGGCTGTCGAACAGGGTGGCGGTACCGACCGCCAGTCCGTCTGCGGCATGGTGAGAGTCGGCCTGGATGCCGATCCAGTCATCCGCGGGAAGACGCGACAGCGCCAGCGTCATATCCCCGTTGATGTACCCGACGCCGTCGGTGCCGAGGTTCGTCACCAGGCTGGTCGCCTCGGCCACCGTCGCCGCGCAGACGAAAGGCGAGTTGGGCTCACCGGCGACAACCCTGATCCCATCGTTGAAGAACCGCTTGCGGGAGGCGTTCTGATGCTCCGCGGGTGAGCGCGTCCAGCCGACGTCGTCACTGCCCACGAACGGCGCGATGGTCGCGTCCGGCTGCGGAGTCGCCGGAAAGGTCTGCGGCGAATGCCACAGCGTGCCTGGCGGGGGCGCCGACGGCCGGTACTGGACCAGCGTGGCTCGTGCCACCACGCGGTCGCCCTGCACGACGTCACACTCGGCGCTTCGGACCCTGCGCCCATCTCTGACCACCGTGACGTCGAGTGTGGTGAGCGCGTTGCGGGCGGCCCGGAACAGGTCGACGGTGAGCCGGGCGGGCCGGAATTCGGGGGAACCGCACTGCTTTTCCAGTTCGCGGGCCACGAGGCCGACGATCGCCGGCCCATTGAGGTGATCATCACCCCAGTGACTCTGGGCGAACCGGGTCGGCATGAAACCGTGGCCGGCTCGGGTGAAGTGCGCCGGATGGTCGACGTCCTCGATGGTGTGCTGCACGCCTTTCAGTAGACCCCGCGCCCACCCGCCGCGCGCAGCGGGGTACCGCCGCACCGTCAGGCGTCGGCCGATTCCTCTTTGACCGCGCGCTCGCCCGAGTCCTCCCGGCTGGGTCGGCGGCCGCGCATGATGAACGCGGCCAGTGCGAGCACCAACACCACCGCACCGAGCACCGCGATCTCGACTACGGCGCGCGCAAAGTTCGGACCTTTGTCGAGCAAGGTCGCGGCCTCGACCGACAGCACGACGATCTCCTTGATGCCTGCCAGCATGCCGACGATGAGAAACGGTTCGACGACGATCTCATGGGACCGCAGCGACGTGCGCACCGCATACAGCAGCTCGACGAAGATGAAGATCAGCAGTAAGCCGTCGAGGATCTCCAGCATGATCGTGTTCACGGGAGTATCACGCAGGCGCAGCATCGTATTGAACTGGCTGACCAGCAGCGCCGCCGAACCAGCCACCAGCATGACGGCTATGGCCCAGTAGATCGCATCTTCGAGCACACTCAGAATGCGGTCGGCCAGCCGCTGACGCTCCTCGCCCTCATCCTCCGACTGTCGAGCCATCCGCCGGTACCCGTCAGCGATTCAGTTGCCAGATGCGGGTGGACAGCACCGTCGCGAACGCGCACCACAGCGGGTACGCCGCCAGCGCAGCACCCGCAGGAGCATTGACCGATGCCGCGCGGCGCGCCAGGTCGGCGCTGCTGACCGTGAGCACGCCGGAGAGCACCGCGGCGGGGCCCAGCTTGCGCCGGTTGAAGAACACCCAACTCCATCCGGCGTTGAGCACCAGGTTGACGGCAAGGGCGCGGGTGTAGGCACGCGCCCGCTCGGTATCCCCGCGGTCGTTCAGTGTGTCCAACGTCGACGCCGAGACCGCCGAGATGTCGGAGTAGAGGATGTTCCACGCGATCGGGAAGGCCAGGCTCGGCGGCTGGAAACCGGGCTTCTTGAGGCGCCGGTACCACGTCGACTCAACCGACGTCCGGGTCGCCAGCGCACCGAGCGCGGCGGCGGTGAACGATCCGCCTGCTGTCTTGGCAAGAGTGGAGGGACGCATCTGATTCCTTTCCGACGACCTGTAGGTCAGCATCCAGCGCTGTACCCGGATCCCGTCAGGCAAATCTCACGGTGCCTGCGGCGCCGCGGCCACGCGGCGTGCGGTGAGCCGACGGTACCCGCCGTAGAGTGCAGCGGCGGCCAATCCGTTGACGAAGTACGCGATGTCGGCTCCGTGCCATGCCAGCGCGACAGGACCCTGGATGAGCGACGTGTTCATGAAGGGAATCGCCACCAGGTAGGCGACCACGAACACCACGAGTGCGGCCATGCCGTCGCGCCGGCCGGTTGTCTCGCGCGCGGGGTCCACACTGCGCCTGCCGGCGGCCCGCACCCGCCAGTCGATGACCACCACGGCCACGAAGGCCGGGATCCAATAGCTCACCAGCAGCAGGACGTCGGTGAACCGGGTCGCAGTGTCGGCCGCGTGCAGCCACAGGATCAGCACGAACGCCAGCACCGTCACGATGACAGCCGAGACCGGCCTGCGCACCCGCACCCCGATGGTCTGCAGGGCCAGCGAGCCGCTGTAGTCGTTCATCACGCCGGAGCCGATGGAGGCGATCGCGATCACCAGCAGTGCGAGCGCGCCCAGCACGCCTCCGCCCATCACCGAGCGGACACCCTCGACGGTGTGCTCGCCGACAACGCTCGCGGCGGCGATCCCCACGCCCTGGACGAAGACGTAGCCCGCCGCCAGGCCCGCGGCGGTGAAGCCGAACACCCGGACCGGCGACACCGAGGACGGTAGGTAGCGGCTGAAGTCGGCGGCGTAGGTGGCCCACGAGATCGCCAGGCTGAACGCGATCGTCACCTCCAGCACGAACGCGCCCACGAGGTCGGCGCCCGACACCGCGGCGGGAACCACGATCTCGTGACCGCCGACCAGCTTGACGGTGAACGCCACGAACGTCACGAACAGCACCACCGTCAGCACCGCTTGCAGCCGGTGGATCAGCTCATAGCCGAAGAACCCGACGACGCCCTGCACGCCCAACACGATCAGCACCGCGGACCAGAACGGGATCCCCAGCAGCGCCGACAACGCCTCACCGCCGAACAACCCCACCAGCGCGTCCCATGCGATCGACGAAAACCATTGCAGCGCTGCAGGAACCACGACTGTGCCACCGAACGCCATCCTCGCGTTCGGCAGCTGCCCAGCACCCGTGCGCGGCCCCCAGGTCGACAGATAACCCACCACCAGCGAGCCGAGCACGGTGCCGATGACCATCGCCAGCAGGCCGAGCCAGAATCCGAGTCCCAGCACGATCGCCAACGTGCCCGTGAAGACGCCCGTCATGTTCACCTGCGGCGCGAACCACACGGTGAACAGCCGCGAGGGAGCGCCGTAGCGATGTTCCTCGGCGATGGGCGCGATGCCGTGCGTCTCGACCGACAGGTCACCCGCGCCCGCGGGCCGGCGTCCACTGAACACGTCACCGGTCAGCGCGCTGGTTCCGGACTCGGCCGAGGTTCCTTGCGACATGGCCTTATTCGACCACGTCGGCTCTGGCTCGACCGCGGCGCCCCGGATGACGATGATTCATCACATGACCCCGACAGATTTCGCGACCCACACCGCTGACGGCAGGCCCCGTGCGCGCGGCGCCGGCATCCCGCTCCCGGGCACACCGGGACCTCTCAACGCGCTCACCGACGTCGCCGGTGTCCAGGTCGGAATGACGACGCTGATCGAGGGGCAGGGACCGCTGGTCGTCGGGCAGGGGCCGGTGCGCACTGGTGTGACCGCGATCCTTCCGCGGGGACGTGCCGGCGTCGGACAGCCCTGCGCTGCGGGCTGGTATTCACTCAACGGCAACGGGGAGATGACCGGGACCACCTGGATCGACGAGGTGGGGTCGTTCAACGTGCCTGTCGTGCTGTCGAATACGCACGCCGTGGGCGCGTGCCACACCGGCGTCGTGCAGTGGGCCAATCGCGTCGCCCCGCGGCTGGCCCGTCAGTGGCTGCTTCCGGTGTGCGCCGAAACCTGGGACGGCTACCTCAACGACATCAACGGAGGGCACGTCCACCCCGCACACGTGGAAGCGGCTCTCGACGCCGCGTCCGGCGGGCCGGTTGGTGAGGGGTCGCTCGGCGGCGGCACCGGGATGAACTGCTACGACTTCAAGGGCGGCAACGGCACCTCGTCGAGGCTCGTCCCCTACGGAGCACGCACGTACACCGTTGCCGCGTTCGTTCAGGCGAACTTCGGATCGCGGGCGGAGTTGACGATCGCCGGCCGTCACATCGGAGGTCTGCTGCTCGACGACAACCCGCTCGACGGCGACTGGTTCGCGCGCGATCTCGCCGGCGCGCCCCCACCCGGGGCCGGTTCCGTCATCGCCGTCATCGCGACCGACGCTCCGCTGCTTCCCGGTCAGTGCAAGGCGCTTGCGCGCCGGGTTCCGTTGGGACTCGCCAGAACCGGGACGACGGGCAGCCACTTCTCCGGCGACATCTTCCTGGCCTTCTCCACCGCTGACGTGCCCGGTCTGGCCAGCGCCTTCCCCCTCGGACCGGTGGGCTCGGACGGTGACGACGAGATCGGCACCATCCGCTTCCTGCCGTGGGGTCGGATGGACGACCTGTACGCCGCGGTGGTGCAGTGCGTCGAGGAGGCGGTGCTCAACGCGCTGGTGGTCAACGACGACATGACCGGCCGCGACGGGCACCGCTCCCCCCGCCTACCTCTCGACCGGCTACCGGCTCTGCTGAACTAGCCGCCATACTCGACGAGAACACCAAGACCATCTAACGATCGGAGCGGGCGTGCCTCAGGCCGGAGTGAAGCGGCCGCGTCTGCTGGTGATCGGGCTGAGCGTCGTGGTGCTCACCGTCGCCGTCCTGCAGACGGCGGTGGTGCCGGTACTCGGCGTGATCGCCGACCAGCTCAACGCCTCCGCGGTCGCCGTCAGCTGGGCCGTCACGGCGAACCTGCTCGCCGCCGCCGCCGCGACACCCCTGATAGGGCGACTGGCCGACCTGCACCGCAAGAAGCGGGTGCTGCTCGGCGTGCTCGCGGTGGTGCTGACCGGATCGGTGCTGGCCGCGGTCACCTCGTCGCTGGCGCTGTTGATCGTCGCGCGGGTCCTGCAGGCCGCATCGTTCGCCCTGTATCCGATCTGCATCGCGATCCTGCGTGAGGAGCTCAGCGCCGACCGCATGGTCTCGGCCATGGCCGTGCTGTCCGGCACGCTCGGATTCGGCGGCGGCACCGGTCTGGTCGTGGTCGGCCTCCTGATGAGCGGCGACGCCGGCTATCACCGGGTGTTCTGGCTGACGACCGCGTTCACCGTCATCGTCATCGTCATCGTGGTCGCCCTGGTGCCCAATCGCGCGCGCACCGCGTCGGGTTCGATCGACTGGCTGGGTGCGGTCGGGCTGGCCGTCGGCCTGTCGCTGCTTCTGCTGTCGATCACACAGGGAAACGCGTGGGGGTGGGTGTCAGTGCGCACCATCGGCGGCGCCGGCGCCGGGGTGGCCGTGCTGATCGGGTGGTGGTTCTGGGAGAAGCGGGCCCCGCGCCCGCTCGTGTCGACCCGGATGCTGACCCGGCGGTCGATGTTGTTCACCAACCTCGCGACGATCTTCGTCGGCATGGGGTTGTACTTCGCGTTCCTCGGTCTCACCCAATTCGTCCAGATCGAGCGCAGCGTCACCGGGTACGGCTTCGGCGCCTCGGTCCTGCAGGCCAGTGTGATCTATCTGCTACCCGGCGCGCTGACGGGCTTCCTCATCGCACTCGTCAGTGGACGCTTCATCGACCGGTTCGGTGCCCGCCCGGTCCTGATCGTCGCGGCCCTGGCCGGGATCGTCGGATTCCTCTTCGTGGCGTTCGCGCACTCGTCGCCCTGGCAGGTGATCACCGCCAGCATCCTGGCCAACGCCTACATCAGCCTCGGATACGGCGCCCTGCCCGCGCTCGTCGTCGGAGACAGCGACCCCGGTGAAACAGGCATTGCGACCGGCATGAACGCCATCGCACGGACGATCGGCAGTTCCACCGCGGCAGCCCTGGTCGCCGTCATGCTCGGCCGCACCACCGCCGGGGGGACGCCGCTGGAGAGCAGCTTCACCATGATCTTCCTCGGCGGCGCGGTGACAGCGGTCCTGGCAATGGTGCTCATCGCGGTGTCGCAGCCACGGTCTCGGGCGACGAAATCCGACGAAGACCGCTACGAATCACGCGCAATGAACCACGAGTGGGGCTGACCCGGATCAGCCTCGGATCAGCGCAGCTCGGCCAGATTGCGCACCGACCGGTCCACGTCCTTCTTGATCACCCGGGCCACGACGTTGCCGACCGGCGTATTCAGCAGCCCGCCGGAGAGATCGGCGATGACCCGGAACGACGAATCGTCGTTGCCGTGCGGTTCCACCTGCATGCTCAGCGAAATACACACCCCGCCCCGGCCGGTGCCGACGAGCTCGATCTCCTTCGGCTCGTCATAGCGGGTGACCCGCCAGTGGATGACGTTGCGGAACCCCTTGACCTTGATCAACGACGCCACCTGGGTGTCGACGTCGATCTCCGACGGGACCGCGCTCTTCCAGCCGGCGAAGATCGTGAGCCACTCGTCGAACCGCTTGAGGTCCGAGGCCAGCACCCACGCCCGCTCCGGGCTGAGGTCAGAGGTCACCGAGACATCGACAGTCGCCATGCCCCCTTCCCTACCCCAGGTCATCCCCCACGTAAACAGCACCGAACGGCGCGACGGGCTGCAAGACTTGAGCCCGCAACGGCGAACCCCTGCCGATCGAACTCCGGTCAGGCATAGGTGCCGCACGTTTTCTTCCACGGATTCTTACGTTCAGAGGGCGATCACGCGGCGGATTCCATTGTGTGAATGTAAATTCGTTGCGGAATCGCTTGCGAAGGTCCGCCGGATCGGCGATGGTTTACCCACAGCCGGGGGGCATGTATGAGGAGGATGGGGTTCTGACCCGCGCACACACCGCCGCTGACCAGCAGACGGGACAGCACGGCGCCGCTCGCGACAAGGGCGGCCCCGTCATCGAGATCGACCATGTCACGAAGCGTTTCGACGACTACGTGGCGGTCGCCGACGCCGACTTCTCCATCGCTTCGGGCGAGTTCTTCTCCATGCTCGGACCGTCGGGATGCGGAAAGACGACGACGCTGCGCATGATCGCCGGGTTCGAGACGCCGACCGAGGGAGCGATCCGCCTCGAAGGCACCGACGTGTCGAGGACACCGCCGAACAAGCGCAACGTCAACACCGTGTTCCAGCACTACGCGCTGTTTCCCCACATGTCGGTGTGGGACAACGTCGCCTACGGTCCGCGCAGTGCCAAGAAGGACAAGGCTGAGGTCCGCAAACGCGTCGACGAGTTGCTGGAGATCGTGCGCCTGAGCGACTTCGCCGAGCGCAGGCCCGCGCAACTGTCCGGCGGGCAACAGCAGCGGGTGGCACTGGCGCGTGCGCTGGTGAACTACCCCAGCGCGCTGCTGCTCGACGAACCACTGGGCGCGCTGGACCTCAAACTGCGCCACGTCATGCAGTTCGAACTCAAGCGGATTCAGCGCGAGGTCGGGATCACGTTCGTCTACGTGACCCACGACCAGGAGGAAGCCCTGACGATGAGTGACCGCATCGCAGTGATGAATGCGGGCAACGTCGAGCAGATCGGCACCCCGACCGACATCTACGACCGACCCTCCACGGTGTTCGTGGCGAGCTTCATCGGACAGGCCAACCTGTGGGCGGGACGTCAAACCGGTCGCGCCAACCGGGATTTCGTCGAGATCGACGTGCTGGGGTCCACGCTGAAGGCGCGCCAGGGCGACACCACCATCGAGCCGGGCGGGCACGCGACGCTGATGGTGCGGCCCGAGCGGCTCCGGGTGACGATGGACCAGCCCACCGGTGACGTCTCCGGTGTCCGCGCCACCGTCTCGGACCTGACCTTCCAAGGTCCCGTCGTGCGGCTCTCACTGGCCGCGCCGGACGAGTCCACCATCATCGCCCACGTCGGACCGGAGCAGGACCTGCCACTGCTGCGCCCCGGCGACCAGGTGTACGTGAGCTGGGCCCCCGATGCGTCGCTGGTACTGCCCGGCGCCGACATTCCGACCACCGAGGATCTCGAAGAGATGCTGGACGACTCCTGACGTTTTCGCCGGGCAGCACCACTGCCGCCCCACCCCGTATCCCACTCCCCGGAGCCGACGAAAGGCACGCCTCGCATGTCCCGTGAGATCGACCCCCACCTGCTGGCCCGTCTGACCGCAAGCCGTACCTCGCGCCGGCGCTTCATCGGCGGCGGCGTCGCAGCCGCCGCAGGCCTCACCCTCGGGTCGTCGTTCCTGGCGGCCTGCGGGTCGGACAGCAGCACGTCGAGCAGCAGCACCGAGGACAGCGGTCCCGCCAGTGGGACGCTGCGCATTTCGAACTGGCCGCTGTACATGGCAGACGGATTCATCGCCGGCTTCCAGACCGCGTCGGGCATCACGGTCGACTACAAGGAAGACCTCAACGACAACGAGCAGTGGTTCGCCAAGGTCAAGGAGCCGCTGTCGCGCAAGCAGGACATCGGTGCCGATCTGGCCGTGCCGACGACGTTCCTGGCCGTGCGGTTGAATCAGCTCGGGTGGCTCAACAAG includes the following:
- the panD gene encoding aspartate 1-decarboxylase produces the protein MQRTLLGGKIHRATVTQADLHYVGSITIDAELMGSAGIIEGEQVHVVDITTGARLVTYAITGAPGSGVIGINGAAAHLVSPGNLVIIMSFLHVDDSETEQHRPRVVHVDSDNRIVALGSDPSQPVPGAVNQMAGA
- a CDS encoding lysine N(6)-hydroxylase/L-ornithine N(5)-oxygenase family protein yields the protein MTTTDTASTNGHHAVLDLVGVGFGPSNLALAIAIREHNDGAARGLTAEFVELKSEFGWHTGMLLPGTTMQISFLKDLVTQRNPRSEFTFLNYLTERERLTEFINYKTFFPTRLEFHDYLAWAADKVDASVRYGSRVTSIRDVDGVFEVEFTGTHSGVLRAHNVVIAGGLAPQLPPGVTRSSRQIHNHTFLHDLERLPTRRHNRFAVVGAGQSAAEVCAYLHDLPDVEVHGVFAKYGYSPADDSPFANRVFDPDAVDDFYSAAPGVRRQLINYHRSTNYSAVDLPLIEDLYAREYAERVADRRRLFMRGASSISATEEHDDGVRVDILHHPTGEVDRIECDAVIYATGFAPASLRGILGELYPDLVQDDGRPVVSRDYRLSTKTPTAGSLYIQGNTEHSHGLTSSLLSNIAVRSGEILESIAAARLAPATVR
- a CDS encoding acyl-CoA thioesterase domain-containing protein is translated as MPTRFAQSHWGDDHLNGPAIVGLVARELEKQCGSPEFRPARLTVDLFRAARNALTTLDVTVVRDGRRVRSAECDVVQGDRVVARATLVQYRPSAPPPGTLWHSPQTFPATPQPDATIAPFVGSDDVGWTRSPAEHQNASRKRFFNDGIRVVAGEPNSPFVCAATVAEATSLVTNLGTDGVGYINGDMTLALSRLPADDWIGIQADSHHAADGLAVGTATLFDSQGPFGAGLTTALANPAAQIDFATRQFRLGDISYE
- a CDS encoding phosphate-starvation-inducible PsiE family protein produces the protein MARQSEDEGEERQRLADRILSVLEDAIYWAIAVMLVAGSAALLVSQFNTMLRLRDTPVNTIMLEILDGLLLIFIFVELLYAVRTSLRSHEIVVEPFLIVGMLAGIKEIVVLSVEAATLLDKGPNFARAVVEIAVLGAVVLVLALAAFIMRGRRPSREDSGERAVKEESADA
- a CDS encoding TspO/MBR family protein — protein: MRPSTLAKTAGGSFTAAALGALATRTSVESTWYRRLKKPGFQPPSLAFPIAWNILYSDISAVSASTLDTLNDRGDTERARAYTRALAVNLVLNAGWSWVFFNRRKLGPAAVLSGVLTVSSADLARRAASVNAPAGAALAAYPLWCAFATVLSTRIWQLNR
- a CDS encoding purine-cytosine permease family protein → MSQGTSAESGTSALTGDVFSGRRPAGAGDLSVETHGIAPIAEEHRYGAPSRLFTVWFAPQVNMTGVFTGTLAIVLGLGFWLGLLAMVIGTVLGSLVVGYLSTWGPRTGAGQLPNARMAFGGTVVVPAALQWFSSIAWDALVGLFGGEALSALLGIPFWSAVLIVLGVQGVVGFFGYELIHRLQAVLTVVLFVTFVAFTVKLVGGHEIVVPAAVSGADLVGAFVLEVTIAFSLAISWATYAADFSRYLPSSVSPVRVFGFTAAGLAAGYVFVQGVGIAAASVVGEHTVEGVRSVMGGGVLGALALLVIAIASIGSGVMNDYSGSLALQTIGVRVRRPVSAVIVTVLAFVLILWLHAADTATRFTDVLLLVSYWIPAFVAVVVIDWRVRAAGRRSVDPARETTGRRDGMAALVVFVVAYLVAIPFMNTSLIQGPVALAWHGADIAYFVNGLAAAALYGGYRRLTARRVAAAPQAP
- a CDS encoding DmpA family aminopeptidase, whose amino-acid sequence is MTPTDFATHTADGRPRARGAGIPLPGTPGPLNALTDVAGVQVGMTTLIEGQGPLVVGQGPVRTGVTAILPRGRAGVGQPCAAGWYSLNGNGEMTGTTWIDEVGSFNVPVVLSNTHAVGACHTGVVQWANRVAPRLARQWLLPVCAETWDGYLNDINGGHVHPAHVEAALDAASGGPVGEGSLGGGTGMNCYDFKGGNGTSSRLVPYGARTYTVAAFVQANFGSRAELTIAGRHIGGLLLDDNPLDGDWFARDLAGAPPPGAGSVIAVIATDAPLLPGQCKALARRVPLGLARTGTTGSHFSGDIFLAFSTADVPGLASAFPLGPVGSDGDDEIGTIRFLPWGRMDDLYAAVVQCVEEAVLNALVVNDDMTGRDGHRSPRLPLDRLPALLN
- a CDS encoding MFS transporter, giving the protein MPQAGVKRPRLLVIGLSVVVLTVAVLQTAVVPVLGVIADQLNASAVAVSWAVTANLLAAAAATPLIGRLADLHRKKRVLLGVLAVVLTGSVLAAVTSSLALLIVARVLQAASFALYPICIAILREELSADRMVSAMAVLSGTLGFGGGTGLVVVGLLMSGDAGYHRVFWLTTAFTVIVIVIVVALVPNRARTASGSIDWLGAVGLAVGLSLLLLSITQGNAWGWVSVRTIGGAGAGVAVLIGWWFWEKRAPRPLVSTRMLTRRSMLFTNLATIFVGMGLYFAFLGLTQFVQIERSVTGYGFGASVLQASVIYLLPGALTGFLIALVSGRFIDRFGARPVLIVAALAGIVGFLFVAFAHSSPWQVITASILANAYISLGYGALPALVVGDSDPGETGIATGMNAIARTIGSSTAAALVAVMLGRTTAGGTPLESSFTMIFLGGAVTAVLAMVLIAVSQPRSRATKSDEDRYESRAMNHEWG
- a CDS encoding type II toxin-antitoxin system Rv0910 family toxin; translation: MATVDVSVTSDLSPERAWVLASDLKRFDEWLTIFAGWKSAVPSEIDVDTQVASLIKVKGFRNVIHWRVTRYDEPKEIELVGTGRGGVCISLSMQVEPHGNDDSSFRVIADLSGGLLNTPVGNVVARVIKKDVDRSVRNLAELR
- a CDS encoding ABC transporter ATP-binding protein — protein: MYEEDGVLTRAHTAADQQTGQHGAARDKGGPVIEIDHVTKRFDDYVAVADADFSIASGEFFSMLGPSGCGKTTTLRMIAGFETPTEGAIRLEGTDVSRTPPNKRNVNTVFQHYALFPHMSVWDNVAYGPRSAKKDKAEVRKRVDELLEIVRLSDFAERRPAQLSGGQQQRVALARALVNYPSALLLDEPLGALDLKLRHVMQFELKRIQREVGITFVYVTHDQEEALTMSDRIAVMNAGNVEQIGTPTDIYDRPSTVFVASFIGQANLWAGRQTGRANRDFVEIDVLGSTLKARQGDTTIEPGGHATLMVRPERLRVTMDQPTGDVSGVRATVSDLTFQGPVVRLSLAAPDESTIIAHVGPEQDLPLLRPGDQVYVSWAPDASLVLPGADIPTTEDLEEMLDDS